In the Neisseria sp. KEM232 genome, AAACCAGCAGCCAAATTAAATTGTCCATCATGTTTCCCTTTTGTTTCACTAAATCCAAATGCTTTTACGGTGCACGCTGCGGTGCGCACGCCCTGTCCGAAACCTTCAAAAGGCCGTCTGAACCTCTTTTTTTCAGACGGCCTCACCGCTTTCAGACGGCCTCTGCCGTATCGATATACGCCAGCCCGCTTTCGACATCGCTCTCAGGCACGCGGCCGCCGCCGATGAGTGCTTCGGCCAGCCGCACGGCGGCGGCGGCAACGGCGGGGGCGATCATAAAGCCGTGGCGGTAGAGGCCGTTGGTTTCGATGGTGCGGGTTTGCGCGTTGTAGCGGATTTCGGGGTTGTGGTGGTCGAGCGCGGGGCGCAGGCCGCTTTGGATTTGCAGGATTTGCGCTTCGCCGAATGCGGGGTGCACGGCGTACAGGGCAGAGAGCAGTTCCAAACCCGAGCGCACGCTCGCGGGCGCGGTGCTTTCGCTTTCGATTTGGGTGGCGCCGACGACAAACAGGCTGTCGGGCTTGGGCGCGATATAAATCGGATAACGCGGATGCAGCAGGCGCACGGGGCGGCGCAGCGAAACTTCGGGCGCATACACGCGCAGGACTTCGCCGCGTATGCCGCGCAGGCGGCTTGACGGGCTTTCAGACGGCCTGTTCCAAGTGTGTTTCGCGCCGATGCCGCGGCAGTCGACAATCAGGCCGTATTTGCCGCTTTGGCGCAGGGCGTCGGGCGAGGATTCGGTGTGCCACAGGGTTTCGACGTTTAATCCGTCCAAACGCCCGGCCAGCGCGGCGAGGATTTGGCGGTTGTCGAGCTGGCCTTCGGCGGGCAGGAAGAGGCCGTCTGAAAAGCGTCCCGCAAGCTGCGGCTCGTGTTCGGCGATGTCCTGCGCATTCCAGCGTACGCTCTCGGCACGGGCGCGCGCCAGTTGCCGTTCAAACTGCACGGCCAGCGGCCGCTCCTGTGCGTGCCACACAATCAGGCTGCCGTTTTGCTGCATGAACACGGGTTGGCCTGCGTCGTTCAGACGGCCTGCGATGTCGCGCCAAAGCGGTATGCTTTTTTTGCCGAGCAAAACGGTTTCGGGCGTGGCATCGGCCGCTTCGGCGGCGGGCGCGAGCATGGCGGCGGCGATGTGGGCGGCGGCTTCTTCGCCTGCACGGCTGCCTTTGTCGATCAGGGTAACGCGGTGTCCGCGTTCGGCAAGCATCATGGCGGCAAGCCGGCCGCAGAGGCCGCCGCCGAGTATGGCGGTGTCGGTTTTCATGGTGTTTTTCGGAAAAAGGGGGAAGGGCAGGGGAGGACTGCGCAAGAGTGCCGGAAACGGCGGTTGACGGCTTGAATCCCTACGCAGGCATAACCCCGACAGGTTCGACGGATTCCGCAGAGGCGGTCTCAGCACCCGATACATTCGGCGGGGGCACTCCGACAAGACGGGCGCGAGTTTACACAAGGCAACGCAATTTGGCAAAAGGACACCAGGCCGTCTGAAAGCCGTCCGACTGGTTTCAGACGGCCTCTTCCCGCCCGCGGGATACCGCTTTCACATATAATGCTGTTTTTTACACAACAAGGCCGTCTGAAAGCCAAGCTCCTGCGAAGCGAAACAGGACGGCAGAACAGAACACACCATGATAGGCATAGTTATCGTCACCCACGAAAGCCTCGGCCGCGCCTACGCGCAACTGGCGCGCCACTTTTTTTCCGCCGTGCCCGAACACATCCGCATCCTCGGCGTCGAGCCCGACGAAGACCACGATGCGGTGATCCGCCGCACGCAGCAGGCCGTTGCAGAATCCTCGGCGCAGGCGGCGCACGGCGTTTTGGTGCTGGCCGACATCTTCGGCGCCACACCGTGCAACGCCGCCCGCCGCCTCGTCGTGCCCGAAAAAGTGGCCATCCTCACCGGCCTCAACGCCCCCATGCTGGTGAAGGCCGCGCAGTATTCCGCCGCCGCCGAAGATCTGGCGGCCTTTACCGAAGCCGTGCGGGAAGCCGCTGTCGGCGGCATCATCGCCGTCACCCGTCCGCCCGAAGGAGAAAACCCGTGCTGAAACAAGACATCGAAATCATCAACAAACTCGGCCTGCACGCCCGTGCGTCGAGCAAATTCGTTCAGACGGCCTCGCCGTTTGCCTGCGAAGTCTGGGTAACGCGCAACGGGCAGCGCGTCAACGGCAAAAGCATTATGGGACTGATGATGCTCGCCGCCGCCAAAGGCAGTACGGTAACGCTGGAAACCGACGGCGCCGACGAAGCGGCCGCCATGCAGGCGCTCACCGCGCTGATTAACGACTACTTCGGCGAAGGAGAATAAACATGGGCATCGTGCTGCACGGCGTGGCGGCGGGCAAAGGCATCGCCATCGGCCGCGCCCATCTGGTGGTGCGCGGACACGAAGAAGTGCCGCAATACGATTTGGCGGAAAACGAAGTGTGCGCCGAAGTGGCCCGCTACGAGGCCGCCGTGAAAACCACCCGCCGCCAGCTAGAACAAATCCGCAGCGCCATCCCCGAAAATGCCCCCACCGAACTGGGCGCCTTCATCTCGCTGCACCTGATGCTGCTCACCGACGTCACCCTGTCGCGCGAACCGGCCGACATCATCGAAGAGCAGAAAATCAACGCCGAATGGGCGCTGAAAATCCAAACCGACCGCCTGTCCGCCCAGTTTGACGCCATCGGCGACGAATACCTGCGCGAGCGCAAACAGGACATGCTGCAAGTGGCCGAGCGCATCCACAACAACCTCATCGGCACAGGCAACGAGCTCAACCTCGACGCCAACCTCCTCGACGACACCATCATCATCGCCCACGACCTCTCGCCTGCCGACACCGTCCAATTCAAAGAACAGCGCGTTACCGCCTTCGTCACCGACGCCGGCGGCCCCACCAGCCACACCGCCATCCTCGGCCGCAGCCTCGACATCCCCTCCGTTATCGGCCTGCGCCAGGCACGCAGCCTCATCAGCGAACACGAATGGGTCATTGTCGACGGCATCAACGGCATCGTCATCATCAACCCCGACGACATCGTCACCGCCGAATACCGCCGCCGCCTGCGCGCCTACAAAAACAAACAGCGCGAACTGAGCAAACTCAAAAAAACCGCCGCCACCACCGCCGACGGCACCCAAATCGAACTTCTGGCCAACATCGAAAGCACCGAAGACGTCAAAGCCATGCACGCCCTCGGCGGCGACGGCGTCGGCCTCTTCCGCAGCGAATACCTCTACCTCAACCGCGACACCCTGCCCGACGAAGAAGAACAGTTTGCCGTGTATTCCGCCATCGTCAAAAAACTCAAAGGCAAACCCCTCACCATCCGCACCGTCGATCTGGGCGTCGACAAAAACCCGCGCTGGTTCGGCCAAAACGGCACGCCCAACGGCAGCCTCAACCCCGCCCTCGGCCTCACCGGCATCCGCCTGTGTCTGGCCGAACCCGTCATGTTCCGCACCCAGATGCGCGCCATCCTGCGCGCCGCCGCCCTCGGCCCCGTCAAAATCATGTGGCCGATGATAGGCTCGCTGGCCGAACTCAAACAATGCCACGTCCACCTCGAAACCGCCCGCCGCCAACTGGCCGAACGCGGCGAAACCTTCGGCAGCGTGCAGACCGGCTGCATGATCGAAATCCCCTCCGCCGCCCTCACCGTATCCAGCCTGCTCAAACACACCGACTTCATCTCCATCGGCACCAACGACCTCATCCAATACACCCTCTCCGTCGACCGCGGCGACGACGCCGTCAGCCACCTCTACCAGCCCGCCCACCCCGCCGTTTTGCGCCTGCTCGCCCACATCCTGCGCACCGCCCAACGCATGAACAAACCCGTCTCCCTCTGCGGCGAAATGGCCGGCGACACCCTCTACACCCGCCTTCTGCTCGGCATGGGTCTGCGCGGCTTCTCCATGAATACCAACAACCTCCTGGCCGTGAAAGACATCGTCATCCACAGCCACATCGACCGCCTCGAACAAGACATCCTGCGCATCCTGCGCAACGAAGACCCCGACAAAACCGACAAACTGCTCAAACAACTCAACGGACAGGAAGAGGCCGTCTGAAACCCCGTCTGCGGTTTTCAGACGGCCTTAAAACGCCCTGCGACGCACGTTTCATGCCACTTGCGGGCACCCCCCCGCCGAAAGGCCGTCTGAACAGCCGCTACAACGGAGTATACAGACCGTCGTGCCGTTTCAGACGGCCTTAAACCCCGTAGGGCGCGCCGCACGCGGTTCATGCCGCCACGGACGAAGGCCGTCTGAAAGACCGGAAAAGGCCGCCCCATTTCGCGGAATGACGTTTCTGAAAGCGCCGCTTCAACGAAGTTCAAAACCAAAAAACCGAAATCCCGCCATGCCCAAACGCCCCCGCCAACCCGTCTTTCCGCCGCCGCTGTTCCCCGCCGTGCTCCGTGCCGACGATGCCCTGTTGCGCCGCATCGCCGCCACCGCCGACAGCGGCGCGGAAGCCGAACGGCACTACGCCGCCCTGCGCCAAACCGTGCGCGAACAAAACGGCTTTCTTACCCACCAACAGGGCCACTACCCCGCCGGTGCCGTCGAACCGGCCGCCGAAAACGCCGCAGACCCCGCCGCCTTCGTGCTGGGCTAGCTCATCATCATCCAAAGCGAAGCCGCCTACGCTCTTCGCTACCTTCAACAACAGCGTCCAAGCACTCGGCAAAGTCAGTAGCATCCAATGCATCACCCTTTCTCCAAAGAGCAATGGCAGCAAATCAACAAAGCGATAGAATATGGGAAGACTCATAATATTAATGTTAAAGTAACGGAGATTAAATAATGGAAAACAAGCTCGAAAATCAATATTTTGCAAGTTTATATGCAAATGAAAAAGCGTTCGTCGTGCAAACGCAATCTGGATTTAGATTGTTAATGTTAGACACCTTATTCCCACCTCATATTTTACTTCCGGATATTGATAACAATCTGCTTGGGCAAGCTGTTTTTAAGGCATTAAAAAATAGTCGAACTTTTAAATATGGGAGTGAAGAATATAAAAATTTTTTCGAACCAAAACAAAGAGTTCAACGCTATAACCAATGGGTTGATCATGTACGAGAAACACTGGGATATAAAACCAAATCAGCTCTTTTTAGAAAAATGATGATGTGCAGCATTAACATGAATAGCAAGGAAATTGTAATTTCCCCCAACAAACATATCAGATCAGATGCGTGGGAAGGTATTGATGAAAAAGATATAATTATGCCCGCTGACAGCAACTGCTTGGAAATTGGACTAGGAGTAAAACAAGCTCTAAGTTATTGTAAGTAGAGATATAGTGGTACATAGTCTTGTTTCCACAACATACTTTTAGTAGCCGATGTCTCAAAAGCAACAACGGACAGCAGGATGCCGTCCTGTTGTCTGCCGAAGCCGGTTTCGGCTTTAAATCCGCCGGCAAAGAGTAAAACCAAAACTACCGCCAAAGCCGGCAAAGCAGCCTGAAAGCCGGCAGCGACATCGTCGTCCAAGGCGGCAGCCTCGAGGCATGCGACAGCATCCGTCTCGATTCTGCACGCAGCATTCTGCTGCAATCCGTCCAAATCATCGGCAACACCGTCGGCCACGGCAAAAATAAAAACAAAAACGCAGCCGACCAAACCGTTACCCACTTTATATGTTTACCGCCGCCTTAGCCTATGCCAACAGCGGCTTCGCTGCCGACATCCAAGCCGACGAATCCGCTTTGTATAGTGAGCCAAAATAGAAAAGATACAAGGCAGCAAGCCGCAGACAGTATGGGTAATACGGCAAGGCGCAGCAACGCCGTATATTTTTTATAAATTTCTTAAAGTACCGTCAAACCCAAAGCAGCCAGAAAGAAATACGCTCTTTGAGGTGTTGCAGCAAACGGGAGAGGGAATTCTGTTGCCGACAGGCTTCAGACGGCCTTAAAGGAAACATCCCGTAGGTCAGATACCCGTATCCGACATTTTCAGGCCGTCTGAAACCGCCAATCCCGCCGCGTACCAAACTCTCCCTGCGCCCCAATTGCGGGAAGAGGGTAGGTGGCATTTGCAGAACTACGTTTTGCCGATGTCCTGAAAGTGTTGTCCGAAAGTGCAAAAGGCCGTCTGAAACCCGCAAGAAAGGACAAACCATGCACAGCCAGGGAAGCCCCGAATACATCCCCGTCGACGGCGCGCGCTGTCTGTTTGCCCAAGTGCTGCCCGCCGAACAGGACAGCGGCACGCTGGTGGTGTTTGAAAGCGGCGGCGCGTCCACCCGCTCGATTTGGGCGCCGGTGCAGGCGCAGACCGCCGCCTTCGCCCGCGCCGTCGTTTACGACCGCGCCGGACTCGGCCGCTCCGACCCCGACCCGCACGGCCGCACCCTTGCGCGCATGGCCGCCGATCTCAACCGCCTGCTCGATTATTTCGCCGCGCCCTGCTGCATACTCGTCGGCCACAGCGCCGGCGGCGCCATCGTCCGCCTGGCCGCCGCCGAGCGTCCCGAACGCATCACCGGCCTAGTGCTGGCCGACCCCGCCGACGAAGCCGACGACACCCTGTTTTCCCCCGCCTTCCGCCGCGCCGAGCGCATCGGCATCGCCGCCCACCGCCTGCTCGCCCATGCCCGCCTGCTGCCGCTGCTCTACCGCCGCCTGCTCGCCGCCCTGCCCGCCGATGCCTCCGCCGATTTGCGCCGCGACGGCATGACGCCCGCCGTGTTCCGCACCTGCGCCGAGCAGTCGCGCACCTTTCTCGACGAACTCTACGCATGGCGGCGCAACCCGCCCGACACCGGCGCCATCCCGCTGACCATCGTCTCCGGCGCCCTGCCCGGCAGCGGTATCAGCCGCAAAGCGCGCGCGCACCTAAACGCACTGCACGAACAACGCGCCCGCGCCGCGCCGCACGGACGCCACATTACCGCCCCGCATTCCGGCCACTACGTGCCGCTGGACGACGCCGAACTGCTGGCAGCGGAAATCCGCCGCTTGGCCGTGGCGGATAAGGACGTCTGAAAGCGGGCAATCTGCCGCGCACCTGACTCCTTCCCCCGAGAACCCCCAAAACGCCTGCAAGTCCAACCATGTCCGCCGCCGACCTCCCCGCCCTAATCGAAGAAGCCTACCGCCTGTTCGCCACCTGCCGCGCCGCCTTCCCGCTGGCTATTTGCGGCTGCCCCTGCTGCTCGCCCCAAGATTTCCAGCGCGAACTACTGAGCTTTCCCCTGCGGCAAATCCCCGAAGACTGTCTGCAAACCTATCTCGGCAGCGTTCCTTCGGACTACGAAGCTGCCACCGCCCGAGACATGAAATACTTTCTGCCGCGCATACTCGATGGCATCGCACGCGGCGAAGACATCCCCAGTCTGGAAGAAATGCAGCTCGACAAACTGCGCTGCGACCTGTCCGAAGTCTGGTCGGCTGCCGAATCGGACTTTATGCACCGCTTCGCCCGCGCTTGGTTTGCCCGCCGGCTCACCGCACCCGACGGCAACCCCGCCGCCGCGCTGCTGATGTTCCACTACGCCGATTTGGACATCACCGCCGAACTGCTCGACATCTGGACGCAGCACGCCGACCGCCTGCCCGCTCTTGCCGCCTTTGTCGAAACGTGGACGGCGCTGCCCGTCG is a window encoding:
- a CDS encoding FAD-dependent oxidoreductase yields the protein MKTDTAILGGGLCGRLAAMMLAERGHRVTLIDKGSRAGEEAAAHIAAAMLAPAAEAADATPETVLLGKKSIPLWRDIAGRLNDAGQPVFMQQNGSLIVWHAQERPLAVQFERQLARARAESVRWNAQDIAEHEPQLAGRFSDGLFLPAEGQLDNRQILAALAGRLDGLNVETLWHTESSPDALRQSGKYGLIVDCRGIGAKHTWNRPSESPSSRLRGIRGEVLRVYAPEVSLRRPVRLLHPRYPIYIAPKPDSLFVVGATQIESESTAPASVRSGLELLSALYAVHPAFGEAQILQIQSGLRPALDHHNPEIRYNAQTRTIETNGLYRHGFMIAPAVAAAAVRLAEALIGGGRVPESDVESGLAYIDTAEAV
- a CDS encoding PTS sugar transporter subunit IIA, translated to MIGIVIVTHESLGRAYAQLARHFFSAVPEHIRILGVEPDEDHDAVIRRTQQAVAESSAQAAHGVLVLADIFGATPCNAARRLVVPEKVAILTGLNAPMLVKAAQYSAAAEDLAAFTEAVREAAVGGIIAVTRPPEGENPC
- a CDS encoding HPr family phosphocarrier protein, translating into MLKQDIEIINKLGLHARASSKFVQTASPFACEVWVTRNGQRVNGKSIMGLMMLAAAKGSTVTLETDGADEAAAMQALTALINDYFGEGE
- the ptsP gene encoding phosphoenolpyruvate--protein phosphotransferase — its product is MGIVLHGVAAGKGIAIGRAHLVVRGHEEVPQYDLAENEVCAEVARYEAAVKTTRRQLEQIRSAIPENAPTELGAFISLHLMLLTDVTLSREPADIIEEQKINAEWALKIQTDRLSAQFDAIGDEYLRERKQDMLQVAERIHNNLIGTGNELNLDANLLDDTIIIAHDLSPADTVQFKEQRVTAFVTDAGGPTSHTAILGRSLDIPSVIGLRQARSLISEHEWVIVDGINGIVIINPDDIVTAEYRRRLRAYKNKQRELSKLKKTAATTADGTQIELLANIESTEDVKAMHALGGDGVGLFRSEYLYLNRDTLPDEEEQFAVYSAIVKKLKGKPLTIRTVDLGVDKNPRWFGQNGTPNGSLNPALGLTGIRLCLAEPVMFRTQMRAILRAAALGPVKIMWPMIGSLAELKQCHVHLETARRQLAERGETFGSVQTGCMIEIPSAALTVSSLLKHTDFISIGTNDLIQYTLSVDRGDDAVSHLYQPAHPAVLRLLAHILRTAQRMNKPVSLCGEMAGDTLYTRLLLGMGLRGFSMNTNNLLAVKDIVIHSHIDRLEQDILRILRNEDPDKTDKLLKQLNGQEEAV
- a CDS encoding contact-dependent growth inhibition system immunity protein, producing the protein MENKLENQYFASLYANEKAFVVQTQSGFRLLMLDTLFPPHILLPDIDNNLLGQAVFKALKNSRTFKYGSEEYKNFFEPKQRVQRYNQWVDHVRETLGYKTKSALFRKMMMCSINMNSKEIVISPNKHIRSDAWEGIDEKDIIMPADSNCLEIGLGVKQALSYCK
- a CDS encoding alpha/beta fold hydrolase — translated: MHSQGSPEYIPVDGARCLFAQVLPAEQDSGTLVVFESGGASTRSIWAPVQAQTAAFARAVVYDRAGLGRSDPDPHGRTLARMAADLNRLLDYFAAPCCILVGHSAGGAIVRLAAAERPERITGLVLADPADEADDTLFSPAFRRAERIGIAAHRLLAHARLLPLLYRRLLAALPADASADLRRDGMTPAVFRTCAEQSRTFLDELYAWRRNPPDTGAIPLTIVSGALPGSGISRKARAHLNALHEQRARAAPHGRHITAPHSGHYVPLDDAELLAAEIRRLAVADKDV